A window of the Thermogemmatispora onikobensis genome harbors these coding sequences:
- a CDS encoding tetratricopeptide repeat protein, producing the protein MERPCAIAVLVSWSGTVTDGTWHERLLRLLRPLAAQGWIALGDDGPPSIDCAGGSSGAALFLALLSPDYLVSPACLAELQQVRQRHDAGERLLLPIMLRACAWRESVVGDLTPLPADGLALVSRDDPEEGLRQVERGLRCALGRLLFERIRQRDAVAAELLLFCSCLAPAPVPESLLTEGLARVSHPLAAMAADRSALMAALAALEADGLLARAPQSGNLQLHELVQETLPEQLPAEELTARQRLAIEALVTAYPGQEPEHWPLYEGLLPHALHCAAWIAKEPALQTAAAASLLQQAGTYLHQHGRYQETVPLFEQALSIREQVLGPEHAETAASLHDLAFAYRLVGRPSEAPPLFERALAIREQALGSAHPLTVATLESLASLYLRAGRLTEAFPLFERLAPLAEQVFGPSHPKTIAALNTLALCYERQGRVPEACALFEHALSLSEQAPQPVPSLTGAILQNLALLYRNLGRLAEALALLERARAICEQTFGPTDRRAATILYNLALLYKDVGRSEEALPLLARALAIYERSAGPDHPLTRRLRETYRHFQQAHTEQ; encoded by the coding sequence ATGGAAAGGCCCTGCGCGATTGCAGTCTTGGTTTCCTGGTCCGGGACTGTTACCGATGGCACCTGGCACGAGCGCCTGCTGAGGCTGCTGAGGCCGCTGGCGGCTCAGGGTTGGATCGCGCTCGGGGACGATGGCCCGCCCTCTATTGACTGCGCAGGTGGTTCTTCCGGTGCTGCTCTCTTCCTGGCTCTGCTCAGCCCCGATTATCTGGTCTCGCCGGCGTGCCTTGCTGAACTGCAGCAGGTTCGGCAGCGTCATGATGCCGGTGAGAGGCTGCTCCTCCCGATTATGCTGCGCGCCTGCGCGTGGAGAGAGAGCGTGGTCGGCGATCTGACGCCGCTGCCCGCCGATGGGCTGGCGCTCGTCAGTCGCGACGATCCCGAGGAGGGACTGCGCCAGGTTGAGCGCGGTCTCCGTTGCGCTCTGGGCCGTCTGCTCTTTGAGCGCATTCGCCAGCGCGACGCCGTCGCTGCTGAGCTGCTGCTCTTCTGCTCCTGCCTGGCGCCTGCCCCTGTTCCAGAGAGCCTGCTGACAGAAGGGCTGGCCCGAGTGTCACACCCGCTGGCCGCAATGGCTGCTGATCGCTCTGCCCTGATGGCCGCGCTTGCGGCGCTGGAAGCCGATGGTCTGCTCGCCCGTGCGCCTCAGAGCGGCAATCTACAGCTCCATGAGCTGGTGCAGGAGACCCTGCCTGAGCAGTTGCCTGCAGAGGAGCTGACAGCCCGGCAGCGATTGGCCATCGAGGCCCTGGTCACCGCTTACCCGGGTCAGGAGCCAGAGCACTGGCCCCTCTATGAGGGTCTGCTGCCGCACGCGCTGCACTGCGCCGCCTGGATCGCGAAGGAGCCAGCGCTGCAGACCGCCGCCGCAGCCAGCTTGCTTCAGCAGGCCGGCACCTATCTGCACCAGCACGGACGCTATCAGGAGACAGTCCCTTTATTTGAGCAGGCGCTCTCTATTCGCGAGCAGGTGCTCGGCCCCGAGCACGCTGAGACGGCGGCTTCGCTCCACGATCTGGCCTTCGCCTATCGCCTCGTGGGTCGTCCCTCGGAGGCCCCACCTCTGTTTGAGCGCGCACTGGCTATCCGCGAGCAGGCGCTCGGTTCCGCTCACCCTCTGACCGTCGCTACGCTTGAGTCTCTGGCTTCTCTCTATTTGAGGGCAGGACGTTTGACTGAAGCGTTCCCTCTCTTCGAACGCCTGGCCCCGCTCGCCGAGCAGGTTTTCGGTCCATCCCATCCTAAGACGATTGCCGCCCTGAACACGCTGGCGCTCTGCTACGAGCGTCAGGGCCGCGTTCCAGAGGCGTGCGCCCTCTTCGAGCATGCTCTCTCGCTCAGCGAGCAGGCTCCTCAGCCGGTCCCGAGCCTTACCGGCGCTATTCTGCAGAATCTGGCGCTCCTCTATCGCAATCTGGGCCGCCTGGCCGAGGCCCTTGCTCTGCTGGAGCGTGCTCGTGCAATCTGCGAGCAGACCTTCGGTCCAACTGACCGGCGCGCCGCCACTATCCTGTACAATCTGGCGCTTCTCTATAAAGATGTGGGTCGCTCTGAGGAAGCGCTGCCCCTGCTTGCGCGCGCACTGGCCATCTACGAGCGCTCAGCTGGCCCTGATCATCCGCTCACCCGCCGGCTACGCGAGACCTACCGCCACTTCCAGCAGGCCCACACTGAGCAGTGA
- a CDS encoding ROK family protein encodes MYLGLEVSEQALRGAYFQQKEVVLTPPVAVPASYEELLEVLVQQVQEASRVGEAIRRVGVSIPGNCTERRVVWVPSLPYLNGRDLADDLRARLGITVMLASDAQLALLGEIWRGTARDRQSAALVSVGTGINGALMLGGRIVHGAHGSAGALGWLALDRQQAPDAEHGYLDRYASASMLASQGRLLDPPLSLEEIITRAREGQATCVKLVNECAAVLGIAVAGLASVFDPEVLIFGGTLTGAFDLFAPVLREGLQRYGSPSVRQTPLVASQLGADAPLYGALRAAMLLQSVWA; translated from the coding sequence ATGTATCTCGGTCTTGAGGTGAGTGAACAGGCTCTACGTGGGGCCTACTTTCAACAGAAGGAGGTCGTGCTGACGCCGCCGGTAGCGGTGCCGGCCAGCTATGAAGAGCTGCTAGAGGTGCTGGTGCAGCAGGTACAGGAGGCTTCGCGCGTTGGCGAGGCCATTCGGCGCGTGGGGGTGAGTATTCCTGGCAACTGTACTGAGCGGCGAGTGGTCTGGGTGCCCTCGCTGCCTTATCTGAACGGGCGCGATCTGGCTGATGATCTGCGGGCGCGGTTGGGGATCACGGTGATGCTGGCCAGCGATGCGCAGCTGGCCTTGCTGGGCGAGATTTGGCGTGGGACGGCGCGCGATCGGCAAAGTGCTGCCCTGGTGAGTGTGGGAACGGGGATCAATGGGGCGCTGATGCTTGGAGGGCGCATTGTGCACGGGGCCCACGGGAGCGCCGGGGCGTTGGGCTGGCTGGCCCTGGATCGGCAGCAGGCGCCTGATGCTGAGCATGGCTATCTGGATCGCTATGCCTCGGCTTCGATGCTGGCCTCGCAGGGACGTTTGCTTGATCCGCCGCTGTCGCTGGAGGAGATCATTACGCGGGCGCGCGAGGGGCAGGCGACGTGTGTGAAGCTGGTCAATGAGTGTGCGGCAGTGCTGGGTATAGCGGTGGCGGGCCTGGCGAGCGTCTTTGATCCCGAGGTCCTGATCTTTGGGGGGACGCTGACGGGGGCCTTCGATCTTTTTGCCCCGGTTTTGCGCGAAGGGCTGCAGCGCTATGGGTCCCCGAGTGTGCGGCAGACGCCGCTGGTGGCCTCACAGCTTGGAGCCGATGCGCCTCTCTATGGGGCCTTGCGGGCGGCGATGCTCTTGCAGTCGGTGTGGGCCTGA
- a CDS encoding RHS repeat domain-containing protein, producing MAPAQLTFAQFLQQRQPANNPDSFSFPARVPALPVDSEPTQLATLPSAQPATMKPLAQSLSPALLSGSAGNGSGVLDLQGSDGRLEIQIPAGSLDFSQAQIVNTSASSASVSSPSPRLTPIPVASPTPTPSPTASPVPTPSPTPSPTPPPTGTPTPPFSLNVTQLHGLFPAAVSVLGMYQIQVTDSQGRLVSGVRLQQPITLLYHYQPDDLARLDLDPGTLWLTWPDAIAAARAAGQPFSQYQVPLQNDPQTHTLSAQVTALASGTLAISGAAANGAPPTPLLDAVQGNSGQFSYSYPLSVVAGPPGTTPALALVYSSESTNERHNTSAPSGMLGEGWSLSGLGAITADDYPSGSAKAGTWYFLSGAGASDRLVPNPGSTTSFTPQHINGYRIQMMNANTSTPCFQVWDAVGNYYTFGCTSDSLQYVIESDGTRQNYEWDLNRITLANEGPGTAGRYINITYFQDKTSHGVRSAAPRQIVYGDASGVAGTIDFYYRAPFSSEPYVTSYGTNYNCSKAPPADTTLRCDDPLDHPNGLSAPSVMSTFSLQQIVSYIGDDSSASHRAYSYQFAYHDDPFAQAWDDYTQIQTYDAGNHLLTQVTPTVYQNGTAHNLRPLVLTYTSDGLADGYIDLSHSIQNGQQHYTQITYWRYLTRVVDEQTGQGASISYATATANAHGTPYDSASGDDRHDPLYCSTHSDCTGTFAHPDDKQWGVQVVTRITALGTDSSASAIPKATYVFHYRLKVVGTGCPTDSQGDSDCLADSWAPPSEGDWMDFYHQEFRGFQWVYITTPAGNLIARAYATTNGWGSQAGDSGNYTAGNLYEEDIYQGNSTSSPLLKQTRNVYAGNGMHNACDGRYDLTYVPCAVLLLTSKTTFYEGTNNSNAPWVQVSNTYAGYSSTDGIDQSQYQNLLSQQITASNAPTITRSWTYQPTDTTINGWVYHNLRSVVHSQLTDSSGHVWLCQDTSYDEGAASGVPRPAAGWPTTVTTSSDCTNPSQTALTTYYGYDADGNLLASVDAVGVANPSLYANAGCSLSSAPSFMSSAWTTGHYTGCTTYDSYQARPVSETNALGQTVTLAYDYTQGGLLRSTTDVNGQTTSQNVSYNGANTTTSVTLPLETASYTDQETVNPSACTASSSLPCYEVDTVSSLYPNAVSRTFYDALGRAVETRTPGPTSGQDTIVFTVYDDSTNSVFRSVPFQVASGSGWVDPNGAVDINGQAPGGTVTFYDALGRVIAERDPNYGSSQEPGIACSAVLSGTYTACVNYGLGSPVGDSTLYSYVQSIDADNHMTVSFSDALGRTRYSQTYNSVASPSASAISSNVAAQRAVQYNALDEPTVVTVTDLAPQAGQTITSVSTSMSYDDLGRLVHLFDPDRGPHDYSYDPDGHLVTDVSGSRTLGYIYDLLGRLVCMQDAAPAQSVAVACSSGAHPFVQNTYDTSTLGSQGDSDFPVGRLTQSVATTWYPDGSSATVTERFQYDQRGRLTTSTLALGLPASWNVTTPLPTYQQQISYNDADQVTTTTTSTSVAGDPGYSFTQVYDPDAGTLVALSPTTGSSPLLASVTYNARALPDTVTIQTASGSAPAATEQFSYDADLRPVAVQALWGSGSGQSGSIFSQTRSYDVAGNVLSLTTQQSTVSGVANSGGSETQVFCYDAQERLVWAGNLGTPPAAGNGLCGSATPSNIISGAGYSSSFSYTNLGQLWQGPLNGNGPALQYLYCDSTHPHQLTGLYPAGTTCSGTGGVVAPYAASYDLWGNMTTRSLNGTSQTLDYDPLDELVHWQNPTASAEEWYVYDATGERVLRRSVTPGSATLTVYAFGLEEHAYTGDGRLLSTTHYYDLGGQLLGELSGVGSQPGKTQLFLTDQVGSVVATFSNADGAAALVGNQGYGPYGNQRYRAGDMGTARGFTGQYGDDVSGLDYYGARYYDPQVGLFLSADPVQGNAQGGDPYAYVAGNPETFNDPSGLMYVCPGVGGCGGGGSSAVKEGGAVGHAAGGVVGVAAGGGGCLWCVSVRVPRTGDGGGGQGETPAPCMETYYNDVVGCSKLVSQVSLKGAVGGQLPLSCSLAIGDVLTGVSIQVGMSCGSIGITVTVDVVGQHCMTTSVMACVDGESGESGKEGEGAEERDNRGVVLRLDGGGGDPGLPPDQPVRAGPVGGGEEDSATPQPPQEEDFRTKTLVTDAYRAADRRTGRLNLTLRPGKDIEGKTIKGLSHFDKPVSFLKGPFFKLPRGTVAPDGLIFKYEWRPAWGVYHIVIAPEGEEMTLEDYYQALQGLIGLYTRV from the coding sequence TTGGCTCCGGCGCAGCTGACCTTTGCCCAGTTTCTGCAGCAGCGTCAGCCAGCAAATAACCCAGACTCGTTCAGCTTCCCAGCCAGGGTGCCGGCTCTGCCTGTCGATAGCGAGCCGACCCAGCTGGCCACGCTCCCCAGCGCTCAGCCAGCGACCATGAAGCCTCTTGCGCAGAGCCTGAGTCCGGCCTTGTTGAGCGGCTCAGCGGGCAACGGCAGCGGTGTTCTGGATCTCCAGGGTAGTGATGGGCGTCTAGAGATCCAGATTCCTGCTGGATCACTTGACTTTTCGCAGGCGCAGATTGTCAACACTAGTGCTTCCAGCGCAAGCGTTAGCTCTCCCTCCCCGCGGCTTACTCCCATTCCCGTAGCCTCTCCGACGCCTACTCCCTCACCCACGGCGTCGCCGGTACCCACTCCCTCGCCTACTCCCTCACCCACTCCTCCACCGACGGGTACGCCGACACCCCCCTTCTCACTGAACGTGACCCAGCTCCACGGTCTTTTCCCTGCGGCGGTCAGTGTGCTGGGTATGTATCAGATCCAGGTTACCGACAGCCAGGGTCGTCTGGTGAGCGGCGTTCGTCTGCAACAGCCTATTACCCTCCTCTACCACTATCAACCAGATGACCTGGCCCGCCTCGATCTCGACCCGGGCACGCTCTGGCTGACTTGGCCCGATGCCATTGCGGCAGCGCGTGCTGCTGGACAACCCTTCTCCCAGTATCAGGTTCCTCTCCAGAACGACCCGCAAACGCACACGCTGTCGGCTCAGGTCACAGCGCTGGCCAGTGGCACGCTGGCCATCAGCGGTGCTGCAGCGAATGGTGCACCACCGACCCCGCTGCTGGACGCTGTGCAAGGCAACTCAGGGCAGTTCTCCTACAGCTATCCACTCTCGGTCGTCGCTGGTCCGCCGGGCACGACGCCGGCCCTGGCCCTGGTCTATTCCAGCGAGAGCACCAACGAGCGTCACAACACCTCGGCTCCCAGTGGCATGCTGGGGGAAGGTTGGTCCCTATCTGGCCTGGGAGCGATCACTGCTGACGACTATCCCAGCGGCAGTGCCAAAGCGGGAACCTGGTATTTCCTGAGCGGAGCTGGTGCCAGCGATCGCCTTGTGCCCAATCCGGGAAGCACCACCAGCTTCACCCCACAGCACATTAACGGCTATCGCATTCAGATGATGAATGCGAATACCAGCACGCCCTGCTTCCAGGTCTGGGACGCTGTTGGAAATTACTACACCTTCGGCTGTACCAGCGACTCACTGCAATATGTCATTGAGAGCGATGGGACACGCCAGAACTACGAGTGGGACCTGAATCGAATCACCCTGGCCAATGAAGGGCCAGGGACCGCGGGGCGTTACATCAACATCACCTACTTTCAAGACAAGACCTCGCATGGGGTGCGCAGCGCGGCGCCGCGTCAGATTGTCTACGGAGATGCCTCCGGTGTGGCCGGCACGATTGACTTCTACTACCGTGCTCCCTTCAGTAGCGAGCCCTATGTCACCAGCTACGGAACAAACTACAACTGCAGCAAGGCGCCTCCCGCCGATACCACGCTGCGCTGCGATGATCCCCTGGATCATCCCAATGGTCTATCGGCTCCGTCCGTGATGAGCACCTTCAGCCTGCAGCAGATTGTCAGCTACATTGGTGATGACAGCAGCGCCTCGCACAGAGCCTATAGCTATCAATTCGCCTACCACGACGATCCCTTTGCACAGGCCTGGGATGACTATACTCAGATCCAGACCTATGACGCTGGCAATCACCTGCTCACCCAGGTTACTCCAACCGTCTATCAGAACGGCACTGCGCATAACCTGAGGCCGCTGGTACTGACCTATACTTCGGACGGGCTGGCCGATGGCTATATCGATTTAAGCCATTCCATACAGAATGGCCAGCAACACTATACTCAGATCACCTACTGGCGTTATCTGACCCGGGTAGTTGATGAGCAGACTGGTCAGGGAGCCAGCATCAGTTATGCCACGGCCACCGCGAACGCTCACGGCACCCCCTATGACAGCGCCAGCGGTGACGATCGCCACGATCCTCTCTATTGCAGTACGCACAGCGACTGTACGGGGACCTTTGCTCATCCCGACGATAAGCAGTGGGGCGTCCAGGTTGTCACCCGTATCACCGCTCTGGGCACAGACAGCAGCGCCTCGGCCATTCCCAAAGCCACCTATGTCTTCCACTATCGGCTCAAGGTTGTAGGCACCGGTTGTCCCACAGACTCCCAGGGCGACAGCGACTGTCTGGCCGATAGCTGGGCTCCCCCCAGCGAAGGCGACTGGATGGATTTCTACCATCAGGAGTTTCGCGGCTTCCAGTGGGTCTACATTACGACCCCTGCTGGCAACCTGATTGCACGAGCCTACGCCACGACCAACGGCTGGGGTTCGCAGGCTGGCGACAGTGGCAACTACACGGCGGGCAATCTCTATGAGGAGGACATCTATCAAGGCAACAGCACCAGCAGCCCGCTGCTCAAGCAGACCAGGAATGTCTACGCCGGCAACGGCATGCACAATGCTTGCGATGGGCGCTACGATCTCACCTACGTCCCTTGTGCTGTGCTCTTGCTGACCAGTAAGACCACCTTCTACGAGGGGACGAACAACAGTAATGCCCCCTGGGTCCAGGTCAGCAATACCTACGCGGGCTACAGCTCCACCGACGGCATCGATCAGAGCCAGTATCAGAACCTGCTTTCGCAGCAGATCACGGCCTCAAACGCTCCCACGATCACGCGCAGCTGGACCTATCAGCCCACCGACACCACCATCAACGGCTGGGTCTATCACAATCTTCGCTCGGTTGTGCATAGCCAGCTCACTGACAGTAGCGGCCATGTCTGGCTTTGCCAGGACACGAGCTACGATGAGGGGGCGGCCTCGGGGGTGCCGCGTCCGGCTGCCGGCTGGCCCACAACTGTCACGACCTCCAGCGACTGCACCAACCCCAGCCAGACGGCCCTGACCACCTATTACGGTTACGACGCCGATGGCAATCTGCTGGCGAGCGTTGACGCCGTTGGCGTGGCCAACCCCAGCCTCTACGCGAATGCGGGCTGTAGCCTGAGCAGCGCCCCCTCCTTCATGTCCTCTGCCTGGACCACCGGTCACTACACCGGCTGCACCACCTACGACAGCTATCAGGCTCGTCCCGTTAGTGAGACGAACGCCCTGGGGCAGACGGTGACCCTGGCCTATGACTATACTCAAGGCGGCCTCCTGCGCAGTACGACCGATGTCAATGGCCAGACCACCAGTCAGAACGTGAGCTACAATGGCGCCAATACGACCACCAGCGTCACGCTGCCGCTGGAGACGGCCAGCTATACGGATCAAGAGACCGTCAATCCTTCCGCTTGTACCGCCAGCAGCAGTCTGCCCTGCTACGAAGTTGACACAGTCAGCAGCCTCTACCCCAACGCTGTCAGCCGCACCTTCTACGATGCGCTGGGGCGGGCTGTCGAGACGCGCACGCCGGGTCCCACGTCGGGTCAGGACACGATCGTCTTCACGGTCTACGACGACAGCACCAACAGCGTCTTCCGGAGCGTGCCATTCCAGGTTGCGAGCGGCAGCGGCTGGGTTGATCCCAACGGCGCCGTTGACATCAATGGCCAGGCGCCTGGCGGCACTGTCACCTTCTACGACGCGCTCGGGCGGGTCATCGCTGAGCGTGATCCAAACTACGGCTCCAGCCAGGAGCCAGGGATTGCCTGCTCGGCGGTCCTGAGTGGGACCTACACCGCTTGTGTCAACTACGGTCTGGGGAGCCCGGTCGGAGACAGCACGCTCTACAGCTACGTTCAGAGCATCGATGCTGACAATCACATGACAGTCAGCTTCAGCGATGCCCTGGGCCGCACTCGTTACAGCCAGACCTACAACAGCGTGGCCAGCCCATCGGCCTCGGCGATCAGTAGCAACGTAGCCGCTCAGCGGGCAGTGCAGTACAACGCCCTTGACGAACCGACCGTTGTGACCGTGACCGATCTAGCGCCGCAGGCCGGCCAGACCATCACCAGTGTCAGCACGAGCATGAGCTACGATGATCTGGGCCGGCTCGTGCACCTCTTTGATCCCGATCGTGGTCCCCACGACTATAGCTATGATCCCGATGGGCATCTAGTGACCGATGTCTCCGGTTCGCGCACGCTGGGCTACATCTATGACCTGTTGGGGCGGCTGGTCTGTATGCAAGACGCAGCCCCGGCCCAGAGCGTGGCGGTGGCCTGTAGCAGCGGGGCCCATCCCTTTGTCCAGAACACCTACGACACAAGCACCCTGGGTAGCCAGGGGGACAGCGACTTCCCCGTTGGTCGCCTCACGCAGAGCGTTGCCACGACCTGGTATCCCGACGGCAGCTCGGCGACGGTCACTGAACGCTTCCAGTATGACCAGCGTGGGCGCCTGACGACCAGTACGCTGGCGCTGGGGTTGCCGGCCTCCTGGAACGTAACGACCCCGCTGCCGACCTATCAGCAGCAGATCAGTTACAACGACGCCGATCAGGTCACGACCACCACGACCAGCACCAGTGTAGCGGGTGACCCGGGCTACAGCTTCACGCAGGTCTATGATCCCGACGCTGGCACCCTGGTCGCTCTCAGTCCCACGACGGGGAGCAGTCCCTTGCTGGCGAGCGTGACCTACAACGCGCGCGCTCTGCCTGACACGGTGACGATCCAGACAGCCAGTGGAAGTGCTCCAGCCGCCACGGAGCAATTCAGCTACGATGCCGATTTGCGTCCGGTGGCGGTGCAGGCGCTCTGGGGCAGCGGTAGCGGTCAGAGTGGCAGCATCTTCAGCCAGACGCGCAGCTACGATGTCGCTGGCAACGTCCTCAGCCTGACCACGCAGCAGAGCACTGTCTCGGGTGTAGCGAACTCCGGCGGGAGCGAGACGCAGGTCTTCTGCTATGACGCGCAGGAGCGCCTTGTCTGGGCGGGCAACCTGGGGACGCCGCCGGCGGCGGGCAATGGTCTCTGTGGTAGTGCCACGCCCTCCAATATCATCAGCGGGGCGGGTTATAGCAGCAGTTTCAGCTACACCAATCTCGGTCAACTGTGGCAGGGGCCGCTCAATGGCAATGGGCCAGCCTTGCAGTACCTCTACTGCGACAGCACGCACCCGCACCAGTTGACGGGGCTTTACCCTGCCGGAACGACCTGTTCAGGCACTGGCGGCGTGGTGGCGCCCTACGCGGCGAGCTACGACCTCTGGGGGAACATGACTACGCGCAGTCTCAACGGGACGTCGCAGACACTGGACTATGATCCCCTGGATGAGCTGGTGCACTGGCAGAATCCGACTGCCTCGGCGGAGGAGTGGTATGTCTACGATGCCACTGGTGAGCGGGTGCTACGTCGCTCGGTGACGCCGGGGTCGGCGACGCTGACGGTCTACGCTTTCGGGCTGGAGGAGCATGCCTACACCGGTGATGGGCGCCTGCTGAGCACGACGCACTACTATGACCTGGGGGGCCAGTTGCTGGGCGAGCTGAGCGGTGTGGGGAGCCAGCCGGGCAAGACGCAGCTTTTCTTGACGGACCAGGTGGGTAGTGTGGTTGCGACCTTCAGCAATGCGGATGGGGCGGCGGCCCTGGTTGGGAACCAGGGGTATGGGCCGTATGGGAACCAGCGCTACCGGGCGGGCGACATGGGGACGGCGCGAGGGTTTACGGGCCAGTATGGGGATGATGTCAGCGGGCTGGACTACTATGGGGCGCGCTACTATGACCCGCAGGTTGGGCTGTTTCTGTCGGCGGACCCGGTCCAGGGGAATGCGCAGGGGGGGGATCCGTACGCCTACGTTGCAGGGAACCCGGAGACGTTCAACGATCCCTCGGGGCTGATGTATGTCTGCCCTGGGGTAGGGGGATGTGGTGGGGGGGGATCGAGTGCGGTGAAGGAAGGGGGGGCGGTAGGGCATGCGGCTGGTGGGGTGGTTGGGGTCGCCGCTGGTGGTGGCGGTTGTCTCTGGTGTGTCTCAGTCAGGGTTCCGCGGACGGGGGATGGCGGTGGTGGCCAGGGGGAAACTCCAGCCCCGTGTATGGAGACCTACTACAACGATGTGGTAGGCTGCAGTAAGCTGGTCAGTCAGGTCTCGCTGAAGGGAGCAGTGGGGGGCCAGCTCCCGCTGAGTTGCTCGCTGGCTATAGGGGATGTGCTGACTGGCGTCTCTATACAGGTGGGGATGAGCTGCGGGTCCATAGGGATCACGGTCACGGTGGATGTCGTTGGCCAGCACTGTATGACGACGTCGGTGATGGCCTGTGTGGATGGAGAAAGTGGTGAGAGTGGCAAGGAAGGAGAGGGTGCGGAGGAGCGAGATAATAGGGGAGTTGTTCTCCGCTTGGATGGAGGGGGAGGAGACCCGGGGTTGCCTCCTGATCAGCCCGTTCGGGCAGGGCCGGTTGGTGGGGGTGAGGAAGATTCCGCTACCCCTCAGCCGCCGCAGGAAGAAGACTTTAGAACGAAAACGCTGGTGACGGATGCTTACCGCGCGGCGGACCGACGTACGGGGCGGCTTAACCTCACCTTGAGGCCAGGGAAAGATATTGAAGGTAAAACGATTAAAGGCCTTTCTCACTTTGACAAGCCAGTTTCATTTCTCAAGGGACCTTTCTTCAAACTTCCGCGAGGTACCGTAGCGCCAGATGGGCTGATCTTCAAGTATGAGTGGAGACCGGCTTGGGGAGTCTACCACATTGTGATCGCTCCTGAGGGGGAGGAAATGACTTTGGAAGACTACTATCAAGCGCTGCAGGGATTGATTGGCCTCTATACCAGGGTCTAG
- a CDS encoding acyl--CoA ligase family protein, giving the protein MAATTKVYRSELTPVSFLERSALVFPNKVAVVHGERRYTYRQFAERVYRLANQLRAAGLRKHDRVAFLSPNAPALLEAHFGVPAAGGILVAINTRLTSREIDYILKHSGSRFLFVDAELLPLVESLELPGVELVRIDDTGQPDDPYEQFLAAGSPEPPESWLEDEEETISINYTSGTTGNPKGVMYTYRGAYLNALGEVIETGMSSSSVYLWTLPMFHCNGWCFPWAVTAVGARHICLRKADPGLVWDLLEQEGVTHYNGAPTVHIFIVNHPKAHPIERGVTVTVAGAPPSPTLLAQMRRLNMRPIHVYGLTETYGPYTVCEWHEEWSALPEEEQARLLARQGQGYVVAERARVVDSEMQDVPWDGQTMGEVLMRGNNVAKGYYENPAATEKAFAGGWFHSGDMAVWHPDGYIELRDRAKDIIISGGENISTIEVEQVVARHPAVLECAVIGIPDPTWGERPKAFVTLKPGHGATAQEIIEFCRQHLAHFKCPVAVSFGALPKTSTGKIQKFVLREREWAGREKRIN; this is encoded by the coding sequence ATGGCCGCCACTACCAAGGTCTACCGCAGCGAGCTGACGCCGGTCAGCTTTTTGGAGCGCAGCGCTCTCGTCTTCCCCAATAAGGTGGCTGTAGTCCACGGCGAGCGCCGCTATACTTACCGCCAGTTCGCCGAGCGCGTCTATCGCCTGGCCAACCAACTGCGCGCCGCCGGCCTGCGCAAACACGACCGCGTCGCCTTCCTCAGTCCCAATGCCCCCGCCCTGCTCGAAGCTCATTTCGGCGTGCCCGCCGCCGGCGGCATCCTGGTGGCAATCAATACGCGCCTGACCAGTAGGGAGATCGACTATATTTTGAAGCATTCCGGCTCACGCTTCCTCTTTGTCGACGCCGAGCTGCTGCCACTGGTGGAATCCTTAGAGCTGCCCGGCGTCGAGCTGGTGCGCATCGATGACACCGGGCAGCCAGACGATCCCTATGAGCAGTTTCTGGCCGCCGGTTCGCCAGAACCACCGGAGAGCTGGCTGGAGGACGAGGAGGAGACGATTTCGATCAATTACACGTCAGGCACAACGGGCAACCCGAAGGGCGTGATGTATACCTACCGCGGCGCTTATCTGAACGCCCTGGGCGAGGTCATCGAGACAGGCATGAGCAGCAGCAGCGTCTATCTGTGGACGCTGCCGATGTTCCACTGCAATGGCTGGTGTTTTCCCTGGGCAGTAACCGCTGTGGGAGCACGCCATATCTGCCTGCGCAAGGCCGATCCTGGTCTGGTCTGGGACCTGCTGGAGCAGGAAGGGGTGACGCACTACAACGGAGCGCCGACGGTGCATATCTTTATTGTGAACCATCCGAAGGCCCACCCCATCGAGCGCGGGGTAACGGTGACCGTCGCCGGCGCGCCGCCGTCGCCGACGCTGCTGGCGCAGATGCGCCGTCTGAATATGCGCCCGATCCACGTCTACGGGCTGACGGAGACCTATGGACCGTACACGGTCTGCGAGTGGCATGAGGAATGGAGCGCGCTGCCCGAGGAGGAGCAGGCCCGCTTGCTGGCGCGCCAGGGCCAGGGCTACGTGGTCGCCGAGCGGGCGCGCGTGGTCGACAGCGAGATGCAAGATGTGCCCTGGGATGGGCAGACGATGGGCGAGGTGCTGATGCGTGGCAATAATGTGGCCAAGGGTTATTATGAGAATCCCGCGGCGACGGAGAAGGCCTTTGCCGGCGGCTGGTTTCACTCTGGTGACATGGCGGTCTGGCATCCCGATGGCTATATCGAACTGCGCGATCGCGCCAAAGACATTATTATCTCGGGCGGCGAGAACATCTCAACGATCGAGGTCGAGCAGGTGGTGGCGCGGCATCCCGCCGTGCTGGAGTGCGCGGTGATCGGTATCCCCGACCCGACCTGGGGCGAGCGCCCGAAGGCCTTTGTGACGCTGAAGCCCGGCCACGGCGCGACGGCGCAGGAGATCATCGAGTTTTGCCGCCAGCATCTGGCGCATTTTAAGTGCCCCGTGGCAGTCTCCTTCGGCGCCCTGCCGAAGACATCGACGGGCAAGATTCAGAAGTTTGTGCTGCGTGAACGCGAATGGGCTGGACGCGAGAAGCGTATTAATTAA